TCTCAAATTTGCATATATTTCTCAGCCTTCGGTAGAAATTAAGTTCCTTCACGTGCtatttgatttatattattatataattgaagCAGAATGCCTTTTGGAAAATAGAAAGAAGTTGCGAAGTGGCAAATCTTAGTAAAAAAACAATGGAAGATTTCCTGTCCGGTCCAATCAAAGTTGGATGCTCGTCTCTATGGTGAAAACAAGAGTAAACATGCAGAGATGGAGACACCTTTTTCGAGACCGAAACATGGTATTAGTACAGAAATGACCGCTCGCGAAACAGCCAATGAATCAAGAAATGCATAAACTAAAAAACAACCGATCTTGATCAGGAAAATGAGGAAAGAGTACTCATGGTGATTGACCTATGATCATAGTATAAATCGACCATCAGTTTTGACGTCGGCCACTAAGCAGAAGTAAGATAAATATCGGGCAACTTTGGAAGACTTTGGGATTGAAAAATCTTGGTTTCTCCATGATTGTTTCTTAGGGGAGCATAATTTCAGCTACTCATCAAGGTGAAGACTGAAGAGAGAAGGTACACGCCCCGGTAAATTAGCATGTTGAAGAGCTGTTAAATTATCTCCCTCTTCGCAGGTTAATTGTCTCATATCATGGCGGAAGATCTCTGTTCCCACAGATTGTAACTTTTGTCAGCAAGTGGGACCTTACCTCTTTTAATTCATTCCATCTTTCTTTTGAGTACGTTATACAACCTATATTTTGCAGGAGCTATGTGGAAAACATGAACCTTGGAGGAGCTTTGCTGAAAACATGAACATTGGAGGGAGTGGAACAGATTGCAAGGTATCTTTCGaaagtgatgatgaagaagCCCGTGTCGATCATCACTTGCTTGTTAACGGTCAATCGAAGATTTCACTTATCACAGAAATAAAACCAAATCCAACTTATACCTCAACAATATCCGTAGTGGAAATCCCTGTTTGTCATCCTTTGTCAGAGTCTCAACCTCCTGATCCAGCATCACTTGTTGCAAGTTCAGGCAGAGAAGGAGATGATAAAACGATGTCTGGGCTACATGAAGAAAGTGAAAATCTGAAAGAAATGGAGCTCCCTTCACCTTCAAAGGAGACATCTCGACATTCTAAAATATCCTCAAAAAAACCTTCTCTGGCCAATCTCTTGCCAAGATTACCAAGGAAGCTAACCGCGCAAGAACTCGAAGCGGCGAGATGTGGGCCTAAAAGGAATTTCACAAACAATGACAAGAATCAGAACATTTCC
This genomic interval from Juglans microcarpa x Juglans regia isolate MS1-56 chromosome 4D, Jm3101_v1.0, whole genome shotgun sequence contains the following:
- the LOC121260422 gene encoding proline-rich receptor-like protein kinase PERK4 — its product is MNIGGSGTDCKVSFESDDEEARVDHHLLVNGQSKISLITEIKPNPTYTSTISVVEIPVCHPLSESQPPDPASLVASSGREGDDKTMSGLHEESENLKEMELPSPSKETSRHSKISSKKPSLANLLPRLPRKLTAQELEAARCGPKRNFTNNDKNQNISLYDGYLPACQSRVLIKVFMGNCSGILEAEKTSAVSMQHKYIMELIGYCESREDCAVLVYPFAECWGNLDEYLTGSGETDQLKLTFEDKLNMAIKIAEGIRYLHEECPGGPVVHGDLQPFNIFLTLNFRPLISGFGKAKWLHLKLGLQITPNRFT